Proteins found in one Haloferax litoreum genomic segment:
- the cca gene encoding CCA tRNA nucleotidyltransferase, whose amino-acid sequence MTNTDLDAVVAAVRERIDPDEAERRALADAAADLESRVHDALADLPVDAGVLQVGSTARGTWLSGDRDIDLFVRFPDDLSREELEEYGLTVGHAVLPDGHEEYAEHPYVKGDYEGFDVDLVPCYDVPTAPDIRSAVDRTPFHNAYLTERLDDDLAAEVRVFKRFLKGIGAYGSDLRTEGFSGYLAELLLLEYGGFEALLRAAADWNPPVEFDPEDHGTRTFSDPLVVIDPTDPERNVAAVCSAENVARLQHYARCLLSDPREALFFLPDPPALDADGVRSHLERRGTTPVAIVFDAPGLVDDQLYPQLRKSLDGVANGLDRRGFDVFRKETFADDDAVLFLELSVAERPRVERHDGPPVHVRQHAEGFYDAYADGDDDYGPFLDGDRFVVEREREFTSATAFLTSDALFDVALGKHVESTVREDGYEVLVGDDVATLADAFGSELGRYFEPRP is encoded by the coding sequence ATGACGAACACGGACCTCGACGCAGTCGTCGCCGCGGTCCGCGAGCGTATCGACCCCGACGAGGCGGAACGTCGGGCGCTCGCCGATGCGGCGGCGGACTTGGAGTCCCGCGTCCACGACGCGCTGGCAGACCTGCCCGTGGACGCCGGCGTGCTGCAAGTCGGCAGCACCGCCCGCGGCACGTGGCTCTCCGGCGACCGGGACATCGACCTCTTCGTCCGGTTTCCAGACGACCTCTCTCGCGAAGAACTGGAAGAATACGGTCTCACTGTCGGTCACGCCGTCCTCCCCGACGGGCACGAAGAGTACGCCGAACATCCCTACGTCAAAGGCGACTACGAGGGGTTCGACGTCGACCTCGTCCCCTGTTACGACGTTCCCACGGCACCCGACATTCGCTCGGCGGTCGACCGGACGCCGTTCCACAACGCCTACCTCACCGAACGCCTCGACGACGACCTCGCGGCCGAGGTTCGTGTCTTCAAACGTTTCCTGAAGGGAATCGGAGCCTACGGGAGCGACCTCCGGACAGAGGGCTTCTCGGGCTACCTCGCCGAACTCCTCCTCCTCGAATACGGTGGCTTCGAAGCACTGCTGCGTGCCGCAGCCGATTGGAACCCACCAGTCGAGTTCGACCCGGAAGACCACGGGACACGAACGTTCTCGGACCCGCTCGTCGTCATCGACCCGACGGACCCAGAACGGAACGTCGCCGCCGTCTGCTCGGCAGAGAACGTCGCGCGACTCCAGCACTACGCTCGCTGTCTGTTGTCTGACCCGCGTGAGGCCCTCTTTTTCCTCCCCGACCCACCGGCACTCGATGCGGACGGCGTCCGGAGTCATCTCGAACGACGTGGCACGACACCGGTCGCTATCGTCTTCGACGCGCCGGGCCTCGTCGACGACCAACTCTACCCGCAACTCCGGAAGTCGCTCGACGGCGTCGCAAACGGCCTCGACCGGCGCGGATTCGACGTGTTCCGAAAGGAGACGTTCGCCGACGACGATGCCGTGTTGTTCCTCGAACTCTCGGTCGCAGAGCGCCCGCGGGTCGAACGACACGACGGACCGCCGGTTCACGTCCGACAGCACGCAGAAGGGTTCTACGACGCGTACGCCGACGGCGACGACGACTACGGCCCGTTCCTCGACGGTGACCGGTTCGTCGTCGAACGCGAACGCGAGTTCACGTCGGCGACAGCGTTCCTCACGAGCGACGCACTGTTCGACGTTGCACTCGGCAAGCACGTCGAATCGACGGTGCGAGAAGACGGGTACGAGGTTCTCGTTGGCGACGACGTTGCCACCCTCGCCGACGCGTTCGGTTCGGAGTTAGGTCGTTACTTCGAACCGAGACCCTGA
- a CDS encoding histone deacetylase family protein, translating into MRFGYNETCLDHDTGPRHPETADRLRAIRRGLAKRHGVEYVEAAPAEKSTVTAVHDQDYVDEFQSFCRGGGGNWDPDTVAVEQSWVAALASAGLAEWAARSALNGNDGRDTPFSLGRPPGHHAVEDDAMGFCFFNNVAVAAQAVMDDGLAERVAIFDWDVHHGNGTQDIFYDRDDVFYASIHEDGLYPGTGEVEETGDDGAEGTTLNVPLRAGAGDADYVYSFEEAIEPAVEQFDPDLFIVSAGFDAHRHDPISRMRVSTEGYAMLTERVRDLCDETDTALAFVLEGGYGLDTLSEGVAIVHETFDGRIAMDPDEDPDQKNVDLVDEIRNVQGLGSK; encoded by the coding sequence ATGCGCTTCGGCTACAACGAGACGTGTCTCGACCACGATACCGGCCCACGGCACCCGGAGACCGCGGACCGCCTTCGCGCCATCCGCCGCGGACTCGCCAAGCGCCACGGTGTCGAATACGTCGAAGCGGCACCTGCCGAGAAATCGACCGTCACCGCCGTCCACGACCAGGACTATGTCGACGAGTTCCAGTCGTTCTGTCGCGGCGGTGGTGGGAACTGGGACCCAGACACGGTCGCCGTCGAACAGTCCTGGGTCGCCGCCCTCGCGTCTGCGGGACTCGCAGAGTGGGCCGCACGGTCTGCGCTAAACGGCAACGATGGCCGCGACACACCCTTCTCGCTTGGTCGCCCGCCGGGTCACCACGCCGTCGAAGACGACGCCATGGGGTTTTGTTTCTTCAACAACGTCGCCGTCGCCGCGCAGGCGGTCATGGACGACGGCCTCGCCGAACGCGTCGCTATCTTCGACTGGGACGTCCACCACGGGAACGGAACACAGGACATCTTCTACGACCGCGACGACGTGTTCTACGCCTCCATCCACGAAGACGGTCTCTACCCCGGCACAGGCGAAGTCGAAGAGACCGGCGACGACGGTGCGGAGGGGACGACCCTCAACGTTCCACTCCGCGCGGGTGCGGGCGACGCCGACTACGTCTACTCGTTCGAGGAGGCAATCGAACCGGCAGTCGAACAGTTCGACCCGGACCTGTTCATCGTGAGCGCCGGGTTCGACGCCCACCGACACGACCCAATTTCTCGGATGCGCGTCTCGACGGAAGGGTACGCGATGCTCACCGAACGAGTTCGCGACCTGTGTGACGAGACGGATACCGCACTCGCGTTCGTCCTCGAAGGCGGGTACGGTCTCGACACGCTCTCTGAGGGCGTCGCAATCGTCCACGAGACGTTCGACGGCCGAATCGCGATGGACCCCGACGAAGACCCCGACCAGAAGAACGTGGACCTCGTAGACGAGATTCGCAACGTTCAGGGTCTCGGTTCGAAGTAA
- a CDS encoding histone, which produces MSVELPFAPVDAIIRQNAGDLRVSAGAAEELARRIQDHGAELAIDAAERATADGRKTLMAEDFGVQQVVDRDDLYLPVAPIDRIARLQIDGRYRVAMDARIALADILEDYANNVASAAVKLAHHADRRTVQAEDIETYFSLFE; this is translated from the coding sequence ATGAGTGTCGAGCTACCGTTCGCCCCGGTAGACGCGATTATCCGGCAGAACGCGGGTGACCTCCGGGTGAGTGCAGGTGCTGCAGAGGAACTCGCGCGCCGGATTCAGGACCACGGCGCCGAGTTGGCGATTGACGCCGCCGAGCGGGCGACGGCGGACGGCCGCAAGACGTTGATGGCCGAAGACTTCGGCGTCCAGCAAGTCGTCGACCGAGACGACCTCTATCTTCCCGTCGCCCCTATCGACCGTATCGCACGCCTCCAAATCGACGGCCGGTACCGCGTCGCCATGGATGCTCGAATCGCACTGGCCGATATCCTCGAAGACTACGCCAACAACGTGGCGAGCGCCGCGGTGAAACTCGCACACCACGCCGACCGCCGAACGGTGCAAGCCGAGGATATCGAGACCTACTTCTCCCTCTTCGAATAA
- a CDS encoding single-stranded DNA binding protein, translated as MGVIEDVYEDLDTDVEFEKFEAAVKDKVEQMGGLADEETAAMLIAHELRDEEVNGIADIEPGMEDVKFLAKVVSVGDVRTFERDGEDEDGRVLNIEVADETGRIRVSLWDEMAVGAEENLEVGTVLRIAGRPKDGYNGVEVSASKVEEDPDADVDVQILDSYRVEDLALGLSDVNLKGKLLDTGEVRTFDRDDGSEGRVSNLSLGDATGRVRVTLWDERADLAGELEVGSSVEVVDGYVRERDGSLELHVGSRGAVEVIDEDVEYVPETTDIAALELGQTVDIAGGVIEADGKRTFDRDDGSQGQVRNIRVKDDTDDIRVALWGEKADTDVDLADYVVITDVQIKEGWQEDLEASAGWRSSVTVMDDAPDSAGGSDAASANTNDQGLGAFSGDSGSAGSAESTSASAGASDTGADGEPVEFTGTVVQAGTPVILDDGTQTKTVETDAELGLGDEVTVEGTETDGRITADSVEVHTGAKR; from the coding sequence ATGGGCGTCATCGAGGACGTCTACGAGGACCTCGATACCGACGTCGAGTTCGAGAAGTTCGAGGCCGCGGTCAAAGATAAGGTCGAACAGATGGGTGGCCTCGCCGACGAGGAGACGGCGGCGATGCTCATCGCCCACGAACTCCGCGACGAGGAGGTAAACGGCATCGCCGACATCGAACCCGGCATGGAGGACGTGAAGTTCCTCGCGAAGGTCGTCAGCGTCGGCGACGTTCGCACCTTCGAACGCGACGGCGAAGACGAAGACGGGCGCGTCCTCAACATCGAAGTCGCCGACGAGACGGGTCGCATCCGCGTCTCGCTGTGGGACGAGATGGCCGTCGGCGCAGAAGAGAACCTCGAAGTCGGGACCGTCCTGCGCATCGCCGGACGACCGAAAGACGGCTACAACGGCGTCGAAGTCAGTGCCAGCAAGGTCGAAGAGGACCCCGACGCCGACGTCGACGTGCAGATTCTCGATAGCTATCGCGTCGAGGACCTCGCACTCGGCCTCTCGGACGTGAACCTCAAAGGGAAACTCCTCGATACGGGTGAGGTTCGAACGTTCGACCGCGACGATGGCTCTGAGGGCCGCGTCTCGAACCTCTCGCTCGGCGACGCGACCGGTCGCGTCCGCGTCACGCTCTGGGACGAGCGAGCGGACCTCGCTGGGGAACTCGAAGTCGGGTCGTCCGTCGAAGTCGTCGACGGCTACGTCCGCGAACGCGACGGGTCGCTCGAACTCCACGTCGGGTCACGCGGGGCCGTCGAAGTCATCGACGAAGACGTCGAGTACGTCCCCGAGACGACGGACATCGCGGCCCTCGAACTCGGCCAGACTGTCGACATCGCAGGCGGCGTCATCGAGGCCGACGGCAAGCGTACGTTCGACCGCGACGACGGGTCGCAAGGACAGGTCAGAAACATTCGCGTCAAGGACGACACGGACGACATTCGCGTCGCACTCTGGGGCGAGAAGGCCGACACCGACGTGGACCTCGCCGACTACGTCGTCATCACAGACGTGCAAATCAAGGAAGGTTGGCAAGAGGACCTCGAAGCATCCGCCGGATGGCGCTCGTCCGTCACGGTCATGGACGATGCTCCGGACAGCGCCGGCGGAAGCGACGCCGCGTCTGCGAACACGAACGACCAGGGACTCGGTGCCTTCTCGGGGGACTCGGGGTCGGCTGGCTCCGCCGAATCGACCAGTGCATCCGCAGGGGCGTCTGACACCGGTGCAGACGGCGAACCCGTCGAGTTCACCGGAACGGTCGTTCAGGCTGGCACCCCCGTCATCCTCGACGACGGAACACAGACGAAGACGGTCGAGACCGACGCCGAACTCGGCCTCGGCGACGAAGTGACCGTCGAGGGAACCGAGACCGACGGCCGCATCACCGCGGACTCGGTCGAAGTTCACACGGGCGCAAAGCGATAA
- a CDS encoding DUF7564 family protein — protein sequence MIAHECPQNPRPRFRTMTQSPVCIRCGDNYSFTRMYKGNYCPDCHEAWSTAPRTEVPPRPRPQSSRTTSSVDQHDDERAPRLEPPYDDE from the coding sequence ATGATAGCACATGAATGCCCACAAAATCCTCGACCGAGGTTTCGAACCATGACGCAGTCACCGGTCTGCATCCGCTGTGGTGACAACTATTCGTTCACCCGGATGTACAAGGGCAATTACTGTCCTGACTGCCACGAAGCATGGTCTACGGCCCCTCGGACCGAGGTGCCCCCTCGACCCCGCCCACAGAGTTCCCGTACCACGTCGTCAGTCGACCAACACGACGACGAACGCGCCCCGCGGCTTGAACCCCCGTACGACGACGAGTGA
- a CDS encoding DUF309 domain-containing protein codes for MDDSLRAGVAIYNAGAYRAAHGAWESVWLGLEDGSDDERFLHGLIQFTAAVHHARAQNYSGAIGLASSAQTYLDGLPDDYRGLDIDGVRTALSRLESDPDIVVRDDPPRLRLDGQVVTLDDLDFDGIVVAAETLAEELEGYDESVVEDAIEYARTEVSNGAQTQFTAMVFDFVQNDTQRGLVYQRMTEHVRLKRRREDDVTGLFE; via the coding sequence ATGGACGATTCGCTTCGCGCCGGCGTCGCAATCTACAACGCGGGGGCGTATCGGGCGGCCCACGGCGCGTGGGAGTCCGTCTGGTTGGGCCTCGAAGACGGAAGCGACGACGAACGGTTTCTCCACGGTCTCATCCAGTTCACCGCCGCCGTCCACCACGCCCGAGCGCAGAATTACTCCGGTGCAATAGGGTTGGCCAGCAGTGCTCAGACGTACCTCGATGGCCTCCCGGACGACTACCGCGGCCTCGACATCGACGGCGTTCGCACTGCCCTGTCACGTCTCGAATCTGACCCCGACATCGTCGTCCGTGACGACCCACCCAGACTCCGTCTCGACGGTCAGGTCGTCACTCTCGACGACCTCGACTTCGATGGTATCGTCGTCGCCGCCGAGACACTCGCCGAAGAGTTGGAGGGCTACGACGAATCGGTGGTCGAGGACGCAATCGAGTACGCTCGGACAGAGGTCTCGAACGGGGCGCAGACGCAGTTCACGGCGATGGTGTTCGACTTCGTGCAAAACGACACACAGCGTGGCCTCGTCTACCAGCGAATGACAGAACACGTTCGACTGAAACGACGCCGCGAAGACGACGTCACTGGGTTGTTCGAGTAA
- the azf gene encoding NAD-dependent glucose-6-phosphate dehydrogenase, translating into MDQPVLLTGAGGRVGQAILGHIGDAYDWRLLDREPLPDEKIPASVDRTNVYVADITDETAVKNAMDGAYAVIHLAGDPRPEAPWDSVLRNNIDGTQKMYRAAVDAGVEKFAFASSNHAVGAYETEDRTPDMYRSHHEFRLDGNELPRPSNLYGVSKATGETLGRYYHDHHDISVVNVRIGNLTQHHPPREYERGQAMWLSYRDCAHLFECCLEADYDYEIVYGISDNDRKYYSIDRAREVLGYDPVDNSAEYTFEGEPLDEA; encoded by the coding sequence ATGGACCAGCCGGTTTTGCTTACGGGGGCTGGCGGGCGCGTCGGCCAGGCGATACTCGGGCACATTGGTGACGCCTACGACTGGCGGCTACTGGACCGCGAGCCACTTCCAGACGAGAAGATTCCAGCGTCGGTCGACCGAACGAACGTCTACGTCGCGGACATCACGGACGAAACTGCCGTGAAGAACGCGATGGACGGCGCCTACGCAGTCATCCACCTCGCGGGTGACCCCCGTCCAGAGGCACCGTGGGACAGTGTACTCAGAAACAACATCGACGGGACGCAGAAGATGTACCGGGCGGCCGTCGACGCGGGCGTCGAGAAGTTCGCCTTCGCCTCGTCGAACCACGCCGTGGGCGCGTACGAGACCGAAGACCGGACGCCGGACATGTACCGTTCGCACCACGAGTTCCGCCTCGATGGGAACGAACTTCCCCGTCCGAGCAACCTCTACGGTGTGAGTAAGGCGACTGGTGAGACACTCGGCCGGTACTACCACGACCACCACGACATCTCCGTCGTCAACGTCCGCATCGGCAACCTCACGCAACACCACCCACCTCGGGAGTACGAACGCGGACAGGCGATGTGGCTCTCGTACCGCGACTGTGCACACCTCTTCGAGTGCTGTCTGGAAGCCGACTACGACTACGAAATCGTCTACGGCATCTCCGACAACGACCGAAAATACTACTCTATCGACCGCGCCCGCGAGGTACTCGGCTACGACCCTGTCGACAACTCCGCAGAGTACACCTTCGAGGGCGAACCGTTGGACGAAGCCTGA
- a CDS encoding dihydroneopterin aldolase family protein — MVTDPQTACFEAGIKFGTLYHQFAGTPVSPESARSLEQAMAEAIENQPYCESVSVDILDDELEAELADSTADYTELTGRFMEVEMQIEYEGVTVRTKMEMEDGYPLMKLVSVE, encoded by the coding sequence ATGGTCACCGACCCACAGACCGCCTGTTTCGAGGCGGGTATCAAGTTCGGCACGCTCTACCACCAGTTCGCCGGCACGCCGGTCTCACCCGAGAGTGCTCGGAGCCTCGAACAGGCGATGGCGGAGGCCATCGAGAACCAACCGTACTGTGAGTCGGTCTCCGTCGATATTCTGGACGACGAACTCGAAGCCGAACTCGCCGACTCGACGGCTGACTACACGGAACTCACGGGGCGGTTCATGGAAGTCGAGATGCAAATCGAGTACGAAGGCGTCACGGTCCGGACGAAGATGGAGATGGAAGACGGGTACCCGCTGATGAAACTCGTCTCTGTCGAGTGA
- a CDS encoding DUF5790 family protein, producing MSQATLGDDELFGEAAAEMRADVEEHLDEARAVLPDADDVWNADADNVLGVLNGLRSSLNVEDASEHLRQAKKWFVIGKRAEAFDDPEDLEEAIADLEELLEMVEDAHELVGELTNTMPQLRGALADAAEAAGEEAEAEEEEEEEEE from the coding sequence ATGAGTCAAGCTACCCTCGGCGACGACGAACTGTTCGGAGAGGCGGCGGCGGAAATGCGTGCAGATGTCGAAGAACACCTCGACGAGGCCCGCGCCGTCCTCCCCGACGCAGACGACGTGTGGAACGCGGACGCTGACAACGTCCTCGGTGTCCTCAACGGCCTCCGGTCGTCCCTGAACGTCGAAGACGCTAGCGAACACCTCCGGCAGGCCAAGAAGTGGTTCGTCATCGGCAAACGAGCAGAGGCGTTCGACGACCCGGAGGACCTGGAAGAAGCCATCGCTGACCTCGAAGAACTCCTCGAGATGGTCGAAGACGCCCACGAACTCGTCGGCGAACTCACCAACACGATGCCGCAACTCCGTGGCGCACTCGCGGACGCCGCTGAAGCGGCCGGCGAAGAAGCGGAAGCGGAAGAAGAAGAGGAAGAGGAAGAAGAGTAG
- a CDS encoding creatininase family protein, giving the protein MRLSEATWTDVADLDANLAVLPVGSTEQHGPHAPLGTDFLNADSIAEAGAEAFDGEVVVAPTIPVGVAEEHRAFDGTLWVSPDTFRAYVRETIESLAFHGFDRVVVVNGHGGNIEALAEVCRRISRTGDAYTVAFTWFDAVGEHSTDMGHGGPLETALLRHTHPELVREDRIDEAREGAADRWGEWVSGVNLAHDSDEFAENGVVGDPADGDAARGEELESLAADALARLLAAVESRDRT; this is encoded by the coding sequence ATGCGACTCTCTGAGGCCACCTGGACCGATGTCGCCGACCTCGACGCCAACCTCGCGGTCCTCCCCGTCGGGAGTACCGAGCAACACGGACCACACGCACCGCTCGGGACGGACTTTCTCAACGCCGACTCGATTGCCGAGGCGGGTGCCGAGGCGTTCGACGGCGAGGTTGTCGTCGCCCCGACGATTCCGGTCGGCGTCGCCGAGGAACACCGCGCCTTCGACGGAACGCTGTGGGTCTCACCTGACACCTTCCGCGCGTACGTCCGCGAGACTATCGAATCGCTCGCGTTCCACGGATTCGACCGCGTCGTCGTCGTGAACGGCCACGGCGGTAACATCGAGGCCCTCGCAGAAGTCTGCCGACGAATCTCGCGGACGGGCGACGCCTACACCGTCGCGTTCACGTGGTTCGACGCTGTCGGTGAACACTCCACAGACATGGGCCACGGCGGGCCACTCGAAACCGCACTGCTCCGACACACGCATCCCGAACTCGTCCGTGAAGACCGAATCGACGAAGCGAGAGAGGGCGCGGCAGACCGCTGGGGAGAGTGGGTCTCGGGGGTCAATCTCGCGCACGACTCGGACGAATTCGCCGAAAACGGTGTCGTCGGTGACCCGGCCGACGGCGACGCGGCGCGTGGAGAAGAGTTGGAGTCACTCGCGGCCGACGCACTCGCGAGACTCCTCGCAGCGGTCGAATCGCGTGACCGCACGTGA
- a CDS encoding ABC transporter ATP-binding protein — protein sequence MPPDTDDDPFEDQRERVDNPMRRLFSEYGRENTSQFVVGVLASIAARVLDLVPPVVLGLAIDAIIRQEKSFAAGFPVLPEAWIAPFVPAARSGQFMFAVGLIVFSFTGGALFHWLRNWGWNSYAQNIQHAVRTDTYDRMQLLNMDFFADKQTGEMMSILSNDVNRLERFLNDGMNSFFRLSVMVLAIAVVLVSYNWQLALVALLPVPLIALFTWKFVDIIQPKYADVRSSVGKLNSRLENNLGGIQVIKTFNAESHESDRVDGVSMDYFDANWDAINTRIKFFPALRILAGIGFTLTFVVGGLWVINGEGPGPFTGTLEIGEFVTFILLTQQFVWPLAQFGQIINMYQRAHASSARIFGLMDEPARLAEKKDAPDLVVSEGRVEYDDVTFGYDDGDPIVEDISFDVGGGETLALVGPTGAGKSTILKLLMRMYDTDEGSVSIDGQDVRDVALSSLRESIAYVSQETFLFYGTVEENIAYGTFDADHEDIVAAAKAAEAHDFISNLPNGYDTKVGERGVKLSGGQRQRVSIARAILKDPEILVLDEATSDVDTETEMLIQRSLDSLTADRTTFSIAHRLSTIKDADQIVVLEDGRIVERGTHDDLLTEDGLYAHLWGVQAGEIDQLPDEFVERAARRQAEVDASDD from the coding sequence GTGCCTCCTGATACAGACGACGACCCGTTCGAGGACCAGCGAGAACGGGTCGACAACCCGATGCGACGACTGTTCTCCGAATACGGGCGTGAGAACACCTCGCAGTTCGTCGTCGGCGTCCTTGCCAGCATCGCCGCCCGAGTGCTGGATTTGGTCCCACCGGTCGTTCTCGGCCTCGCCATCGACGCCATCATCCGCCAAGAGAAGTCCTTCGCAGCAGGATTCCCCGTCCTCCCCGAAGCGTGGATTGCCCCATTCGTTCCCGCGGCGCGAAGCGGCCAGTTCATGTTCGCCGTCGGCCTCATCGTCTTCAGTTTCACCGGCGGTGCCCTGTTCCACTGGCTCCGCAATTGGGGATGGAACTCCTACGCGCAGAACATCCAGCACGCCGTCCGGACCGACACGTACGACCGGATGCAACTGCTCAACATGGACTTCTTCGCCGACAAGCAAACCGGCGAGATGATGTCCATCCTCTCGAACGACGTGAACCGACTCGAACGGTTCCTCAACGACGGGATGAACTCGTTCTTCCGTCTCTCCGTGATGGTCCTCGCCATCGCCGTCGTCCTCGTCTCGTACAACTGGCAACTGGCACTCGTCGCCCTGCTTCCGGTTCCCCTCATCGCGCTGTTCACGTGGAAGTTCGTCGACATCATCCAGCCGAAGTACGCCGACGTGCGTTCGTCCGTCGGCAAACTCAACTCTCGATTGGAGAACAACCTCGGCGGTATTCAGGTCATCAAGACGTTCAACGCCGAATCCCACGAATCAGACCGCGTCGATGGCGTCTCCATGGATTACTTCGACGCCAACTGGGACGCCATCAACACTCGAATCAAGTTCTTCCCGGCACTGCGCATCCTCGCCGGCATCGGATTCACACTGACGTTCGTCGTCGGTGGCCTCTGGGTAATCAACGGCGAGGGTCCCGGCCCCTTCACCGGCACGCTCGAAATCGGTGAGTTCGTCACGTTCATCCTGCTCACACAACAGTTCGTCTGGCCGCTGGCCCAATTCGGGCAGATAATCAACATGTACCAGCGCGCCCACGCCTCCAGTGCGCGCATCTTCGGCCTGATGGACGAACCCGCCCGCCTCGCCGAGAAGAAAGACGCGCCGGACCTCGTCGTCTCCGAGGGCCGCGTCGAGTACGACGACGTGACGTTCGGCTACGACGACGGCGACCCAATCGTCGAAGACATCTCGTTCGACGTCGGCGGCGGGGAAACACTCGCGCTCGTCGGCCCGACCGGTGCCGGGAAATCGACCATCCTCAAGTTGTTGATGCGGATGTACGACACCGACGAAGGAAGTGTCAGTATCGACGGCCAAGACGTTCGTGACGTAGCGCTATCGAGTCTGCGTGAATCCATCGCCTACGTCAGTCAAGAGACGTTCCTGTTCTACGGGACAGTCGAGGAGAACATCGCCTACGGCACGTTCGACGCCGACCACGAGGATATCGTCGCGGCCGCGAAAGCCGCCGAGGCCCACGACTTCATCTCGAATCTCCCCAACGGATACGACACGAAAGTCGGCGAACGCGGGGTGAAGCTTTCGGGCGGCCAACGCCAGCGTGTCTCTATCGCCCGTGCCATCCTCAAAGACCCCGAAATCCTCGTCTTGGACGAGGCCACGTCGGACGTGGACACCGAGACGGAGATGCTCATCCAGCGCTCGCTCGATTCGCTCACTGCCGACCGAACCACGTTCAGCATCGCGCACCGCCTCTCGACCATCAAAGACGCCGACCAAATCGTCGTCCTCGAAGACGGTCGTATCGTCGAACGCGGAACCCACGACGACCTGTTGACCGAAGACGGCCTCTACGCTCACCTCTGGGGCGTTCAGGCGGGGGAAATCGACCAACTCCCCGACGAGTTCGTCGAACGCGCCGCGCGCCGGCAGGCCGAAGTAGACGCCAGCGACGACTGA
- a CDS encoding DUF6713 family protein — MDSHRWTVRLYILNVAVLITHEIDSAYWEEWTLFGIPGGIQVFNLLNLAVVLVFLDGLRRLVQRERRGYQFSLLLVGAGLFAVVAHSYFLAVGRPEFRLPVSLALLAATFILSVAQGIVTLQARRDDGA; from the coding sequence ATGGACAGTCACAGGTGGACGGTTCGGTTGTACATTCTGAACGTGGCGGTGCTGATTACGCACGAGATAGACTCCGCGTACTGGGAAGAGTGGACCCTGTTCGGCATCCCCGGCGGCATTCAGGTGTTCAACCTTCTCAACCTCGCCGTCGTCCTCGTGTTCCTCGACGGACTGCGTCGACTCGTCCAGCGAGAGCGACGTGGCTATCAGTTCTCACTCCTCCTCGTGGGTGCGGGTCTGTTCGCCGTCGTCGCGCACAGCTATTTCCTCGCCGTCGGCCGTCCAGAGTTCCGACTGCCCGTCTCACTCGCCCTGCTTGCGGCAACCTTCATCCTCTCGGTTGCACAGGGTATCGTGACGCTGCAGGCGCGCCGTGATGATGGCGCCTGA
- a CDS encoding DUF7538 family protein has protein sequence MSEYVDALADLEGWFAEDFAARVHYRGADDAYSIEFYEPSNCVLYWKVKGDGETAVPVGRDTVPDPLRERVRQDLSEAGIDPEVEGRFL, from the coding sequence ATGAGCGAATACGTCGATGCGCTGGCCGACCTCGAAGGGTGGTTCGCTGAGGACTTCGCGGCCCGCGTCCACTACCGCGGTGCCGACGACGCGTATAGCATCGAATTCTACGAACCGTCGAACTGTGTCCTCTACTGGAAAGTGAAAGGTGACGGCGAGACGGCGGTCCCAGTCGGACGCGACACGGTTCCGGACCCACTCCGTGAACGCGTCCGTCAAGACCTCTCCGAGGCCGGTATCGACCCCGAAGTCGAAGGACGGTTCCTGTAA